In one Corallococcus sp. EGB genomic region, the following are encoded:
- a CDS encoding GvpL/GvpF family gas vesicle protein, with translation MPRAKTRHEKSTPEGRYLYAVVPIEVVDSLNLDTPGIQGADVHPVTSGELAAIVSDIEQQTLRPERKHLSTHSAVLGHVMDQAPMLPVAFGIIAGSEREVRNLLAEHANDFLTQLRAVRGNVELGLRIRLSDPNAFEYYVNAFPELKAMRDDLYREREPSREEKIELGRHFVDQLNGFREATADKVLDGIKSVARQTVVNEPRNESEVVNLAALVPQKKVNAFNATVEKLGATLPENFQVDVTGPWPPYNFTHLRIHFEQVEEPAQGAP, from the coding sequence ATGCCACGCGCCAAGACTCGACACGAGAAGTCCACCCCAGAGGGACGCTACCTGTACGCGGTGGTTCCGATAGAGGTGGTCGACTCGCTGAACCTCGACACTCCCGGCATCCAGGGTGCAGACGTGCACCCGGTGACATCCGGAGAGCTGGCGGCCATCGTCAGCGATATCGAGCAGCAGACGCTTCGGCCGGAGCGCAAACACCTTAGCACCCACAGCGCAGTGCTGGGCCACGTGATGGACCAGGCGCCGATGCTGCCGGTCGCGTTCGGCATCATTGCCGGCAGCGAGCGGGAGGTCCGGAATCTGCTGGCCGAGCACGCGAACGACTTCCTCACGCAGCTCCGTGCGGTGAGAGGGAATGTGGAGCTGGGCCTTCGGATCCGGCTGAGCGACCCCAATGCGTTCGAGTACTACGTCAACGCCTTCCCCGAGCTCAAGGCGATGCGGGACGACCTCTACCGCGAGAGGGAACCGTCGCGCGAAGAGAAGATCGAGCTGGGGAGGCACTTCGTCGACCAGCTCAACGGCTTCCGTGAGGCGACCGCCGACAAGGTGCTCGATGGAATCAAGTCCGTGGCCAGGCAGACCGTGGTCAACGAGCCGCGCAATGAGTCGGAGGTGGTGAACCTGGCCGCGCTGGTGCCCCAAAAGAAGGTCAACGCCTTCAACGCGACCGTGGAGAAACTGGGCGCGACGCTGCCCGAGAACTTCCAGGTGGACGTGACCGGCCCCTGGCCGCCGTACAACTTCACCCATCTGCGAATCCACTTCGAGCAGGTGGAGGAGCCAGCGCAGGGGGCGCCATGA
- the gvpA gene encoding gas vesicle structural protein GvpA: MANVSTSTGTSTLGDVIDRILDKGIVVDAWVKVSLVGIEVLSIEARVVIASVETYLKYADAIGLTSAAAAPAAV; encoded by the coding sequence ATGGCAAACGTCTCAACTTCTACCGGGACGTCCACACTGGGCGACGTCATCGACCGGATCCTGGACAAGGGAATCGTGGTCGATGCCTGGGTGAAGGTCTCGCTGGTCGGCATCGAGGTGCTCTCTATCGAGGCACGCGTCGTGATCGCTTCGGTCGAGACCTACCTCAAGTATGCCGACGCCATTGGCCTCACCTCCGCAGCGGCTGCGCCTGCCGCGGTCTGA
- a CDS encoding GvpL/GvpF family gas vesicle protein, whose product MKSIVYGILDARQAAKEALPPGLNQAPLMAVKHGNLAAAISPVSEELASSAGIEQALEYARVVEQLHRRLAVLPMRYGCFVHRPEQVVEFLQRYERQFSDALAQVKGCDEMGLRILFQESDVADPPEQTGAPTEADAQPRGRAYLDNRRRFYAQQTRVDRAARRMAERAQAAFSGLFVRCTWDHAARPDGQLLSLAFLVERPKLAEFRRAFLRFQKDCPGKVICSGPWPPYGFVGDLAKPAVAALADLEHFQEKG is encoded by the coding sequence GTGAAGTCCATCGTGTACGGCATCCTGGACGCACGGCAGGCAGCAAAGGAGGCGCTGCCGCCGGGGCTGAACCAGGCGCCGCTGATGGCGGTGAAGCACGGCAACCTGGCAGCGGCCATCTCGCCGGTGTCGGAGGAGCTGGCCTCCTCGGCCGGCATCGAGCAGGCGCTGGAGTACGCCCGGGTGGTCGAGCAGCTGCACCGCCGACTGGCGGTGTTGCCCATGCGCTACGGCTGCTTCGTCCATCGCCCCGAACAGGTGGTGGAGTTCCTGCAGCGCTACGAGCGGCAGTTCTCGGACGCGCTGGCCCAGGTGAAGGGCTGTGACGAGATGGGTCTGCGCATCCTGTTCCAGGAGTCGGACGTGGCCGACCCCCCGGAGCAGACAGGGGCGCCCACCGAGGCGGACGCCCAGCCCCGCGGACGGGCGTACCTGGACAACCGGCGTCGCTTCTACGCGCAGCAGACACGTGTGGACCGCGCTGCCCGGCGCATGGCGGAGCGGGCGCAGGCGGCCTTCTCCGGGCTGTTCGTCCGCTGCACCTGGGACCATGCCGCTCGCCCAGACGGGCAGCTGCTCTCCTTGGCCTTCCTGGTGGAGCGCCCCAAGCTCGCCGAGTTCCGGAGGGCCTTCCTTCGCTTCCAGAAAGACTGCCCCGGCAAGGTGATTTGCAGCGGCCCGTGGCCCCCCTACGGCTTCGTGGGAGACCTGGCCAAGCCTGCCGTCGCAGCCCTCGCCGATCTGGAGCACTTCCAAGAGAAAGGATGA
- a CDS encoding GvpL/GvpF family gas vesicle protein, giving the protein MRAHGHPDVRRRRKGQQALYVYGFTRAGAVERFSVPGVSGAADVRTLKLGNLAAIYSPLSMEEFLGPEGADHTQDLEWVAPRAVRHERVLDEVMQSSPVLPVSFGAIFSSPRALSKVVDTHRQQISRFLDDIADKEEWAVKVYANAQRLRAHLERAPEFRQRLQHLPETPGARYFHEKKLQRELDERSRNEGQSLAAHIREELAPGAISLKPLRLADRGISGRQDDMVLNSAFLVRSGQVQRFTQRVQKLAARYQPQGLTVEATGPWPPYSFCPSLEERP; this is encoded by the coding sequence ATGAGAGCTCACGGCCATCCCGATGTGCGGAGGCGCCGCAAGGGCCAGCAGGCCCTGTACGTCTATGGATTCACGCGGGCAGGGGCGGTGGAGCGCTTCTCCGTTCCCGGTGTCAGCGGCGCCGCCGACGTGCGGACGCTGAAGCTGGGGAACCTTGCCGCCATCTACAGTCCTCTCTCGATGGAGGAGTTCCTGGGGCCGGAGGGCGCGGACCACACCCAGGACCTGGAGTGGGTGGCCCCCCGGGCGGTCAGGCACGAGCGCGTGCTCGATGAGGTGATGCAATCCTCGCCGGTGCTTCCGGTGAGCTTCGGGGCGATCTTCTCCTCACCGCGAGCGCTGTCCAAGGTGGTCGATACCCATCGGCAGCAGATCTCCAGATTCCTCGACGACATCGCCGACAAGGAGGAATGGGCAGTCAAGGTTTACGCCAACGCCCAGCGCCTGCGCGCGCATCTGGAGCGAGCGCCCGAGTTCCGCCAGCGCCTGCAGCACCTCCCCGAGACTCCCGGCGCGCGCTACTTCCACGAGAAGAAGCTGCAGCGCGAGCTCGACGAGCGCAGCCGCAACGAGGGACAGAGCCTGGCGGCCCACATCCGCGAGGAGCTCGCCCCGGGGGCGATCTCGTTGAAACCCCTGCGCCTGGCAGATCGCGGGATCTCGGGCCGGCAGGACGACATGGTGCTGAACTCCGCGTTCCTGGTGCGCTCCGGGCAGGTGCAGCGGTTCACCCAGCGCGTGCAGAAGCTCGCGGCCCGGTACCAGCCGCAGGGATTGACGGTGGAGGCGACCGGCCCCTGGCCTCCGTACAGCTTCTGCCCCAGCCTGGAGGAGCGGCCGTGA
- a CDS encoding CDC48 family AAA ATPase: MTVATRERTQTLRAAEALGKDLGRGLARLDPADMQRLGAQIGDIVTLSGKRRSAARVMPSYPDARGRGILQIDGVTRANTGVQLDEPVKLTLAPARHAEKVVLAPLEFTPAQRDLAYIGSLLDGLPVVKGDRVRALLFGSRTADFRVVKTAPVGAVLIHPNTMLEVAEAPEKEKEKVTHERARAVSYEDVGGLKRELGRIREIVELPLRYPEVFERLGIDAPRGVLLYGPPGCGKTLIARAVANETAAAFFTITGPEIIHKFYGESEAHLRQIFDEAQRRAPAIIFVDEIDAIAPRRENVQGEVEKRVVAQLLSLMDGLAQRRHVIVLAATNIPNVLDPALRRPGRFDREIAISIPDRTARKEILAIHSRGMPLAEDVDLDHLAAVTHGFVGADLQALCREAAMICLRRLIPHIDFASAEIPYDKLMQVQVTMADFQAALHEVGPSAIREVFVETPDVGWKDVGGLGQLKQRLIEAVEWPLRYAEEFARAKVRPPKGVLLSGPPGCGKTLMAKAAAHESQVNFISVKGPALLSKFVGESERGVRETFQKARQAAPCIVFFDEIDSLVPTRSAGGMDERVTERVVSQFLSEMDGIEELTGVLVLAATNRADLLDPALLRPGRFDLLVDVPLPDREARREIFQVHLRDKPVEKDLDLDVLAARSESFSGADIQAVCNQAAWDAVRHVISGKGKRLVITSESLLKAIRGHKEARRS, from the coding sequence ATGACCGTCGCGACACGGGAACGGACACAGACGCTGCGTGCCGCCGAGGCCCTCGGCAAGGACCTGGGCCGTGGCCTCGCCCGCCTGGACCCCGCCGACATGCAGCGGCTGGGGGCGCAGATCGGCGACATCGTCACGCTGTCCGGCAAGCGCCGCAGCGCGGCCAGGGTGATGCCCTCCTACCCGGACGCCCGGGGGCGCGGAATCCTCCAGATTGACGGTGTGACCCGGGCCAACACCGGTGTGCAGTTGGACGAGCCGGTGAAGCTGACCCTGGCCCCTGCCCGACACGCCGAGAAGGTCGTGCTGGCGCCCCTGGAGTTCACCCCCGCGCAGCGTGACCTGGCCTACATCGGCTCGCTGCTGGACGGACTGCCGGTGGTGAAGGGAGACCGGGTCCGGGCGCTGCTGTTCGGCAGCCGCACGGCCGACTTCCGCGTCGTCAAGACCGCTCCTGTGGGGGCGGTGTTGATTCACCCCAACACCATGCTGGAGGTCGCCGAGGCGCCGGAGAAGGAGAAGGAGAAGGTGACGCACGAGCGGGCGCGCGCCGTCAGCTACGAGGACGTGGGTGGGCTGAAGCGGGAGCTGGGCCGCATCCGCGAGATCGTGGAGCTGCCGCTACGGTATCCGGAGGTGTTCGAGCGGCTCGGGATCGACGCCCCCAGGGGGGTCCTGCTGTATGGCCCGCCGGGCTGCGGCAAGACGCTGATCGCCCGGGCGGTGGCCAACGAGACGGCGGCCGCATTCTTCACCATCACCGGCCCGGAGATCATTCACAAGTTCTACGGAGAGAGTGAGGCCCACCTCCGGCAAATCTTCGACGAGGCCCAGCGCAGGGCCCCGGCCATCATCTTCGTGGACGAGATAGACGCCATCGCTCCCCGGCGCGAGAACGTGCAGGGCGAGGTGGAGAAGCGCGTGGTGGCGCAGCTGCTGTCGCTGATGGACGGCCTGGCCCAACGCCGGCACGTCATCGTGCTGGCTGCCACCAACATCCCCAACGTACTGGACCCGGCGCTGCGTCGCCCGGGGCGGTTCGACCGCGAGATCGCCATCTCCATCCCTGACCGCACGGCGCGCAAGGAGATCCTCGCCATCCACAGCCGGGGCATGCCGCTGGCAGAGGACGTGGACCTGGACCATCTGGCGGCCGTGACTCATGGCTTCGTAGGCGCAGACCTCCAGGCCCTGTGCCGCGAGGCGGCGATGATCTGCCTGCGCCGGCTGATTCCCCACATCGACTTCGCTTCGGCCGAGATTCCCTACGACAAGCTGATGCAGGTCCAGGTGACGATGGCCGACTTCCAGGCGGCGCTGCACGAGGTGGGGCCATCGGCGATCCGCGAGGTGTTCGTGGAGACCCCGGACGTGGGCTGGAAGGACGTGGGCGGACTGGGGCAGCTCAAGCAGCGGCTCATCGAGGCGGTGGAGTGGCCGCTCCGGTACGCCGAGGAGTTCGCGCGGGCCAAGGTCCGCCCCCCCAAGGGCGTGCTGCTGAGCGGCCCTCCCGGCTGCGGCAAGACGCTGATGGCCAAGGCCGCCGCCCACGAGAGCCAGGTCAACTTCATCTCGGTCAAGGGCCCGGCGCTGCTCAGCAAGTTCGTGGGGGAGTCCGAGAGGGGGGTGCGCGAGACCTTCCAGAAGGCCCGTCAGGCGGCCCCCTGCATCGTCTTCTTCGACGAGATCGACTCGCTCGTGCCGACGCGCTCCGCCGGGGGGATGGACGAGCGCGTCACAGAGAGGGTCGTCAGCCAGTTCCTGTCCGAGATGGATGGCATCGAGGAGCTTACCGGCGTGCTGGTGCTCGCGGCCACCAACCGTGCGGACCTGCTCGACCCTGCGCTGCTGCGCCCGGGACGCTTCGACCTGCTCGTCGACGTGCCGCTGCCGGACCGCGAGGCGCGGCGCGAAATCTTCCAGGTCCACCTGCGCGACAAGCCGGTGGAGAAGGACCTCGACCTGGACGTGCTCGCTGCACGCAGCGAGTCCTTCTCCGGCGCCGACATCCAGGCCGTGTGCAACCAGGCCGCATGGGATGCCGTGCGTCACGTCATCAGCGGCAAGGGAAAGCGCCTTGTCATCACATCCGAGAGCCTGCTCAAGGCAATCCGTGGGCACAAGGAGGCACGCCGGTCATGA
- the hsp20 gene encoding archaeal heat shock protein Hsp20, translated as MTEKTGISGGGFLEGITTLVTKLAELAEKGEQLQRSGEFGASDKGLRGVYGFNVRIGGGAPGQPSDIPRVEPFGNIRQDRQTGKAVVHPIREPLVDVFEEGPGVLVVAELPGVDRKDITLELREDILTLHAEHGSLKYHKEVLLPRRFTRRQMHTSCRNGVLEIRLTAREASRS; from the coding sequence ATGACAGAGAAGACCGGCATCAGCGGTGGAGGGTTCCTCGAAGGAATCACCACCCTCGTCACGAAACTGGCGGAGCTCGCGGAGAAGGGCGAACAGCTCCAACGCTCCGGAGAGTTCGGAGCCTCCGACAAGGGGCTCAGGGGCGTCTATGGCTTCAACGTGCGGATCGGAGGAGGCGCACCCGGTCAACCGAGCGACATTCCGCGCGTGGAGCCCTTCGGGAACATCCGCCAGGATCGCCAGACCGGCAAGGCGGTCGTCCACCCCATCCGCGAGCCCCTGGTGGATGTCTTCGAGGAGGGGCCGGGCGTGCTGGTGGTGGCGGAGCTGCCAGGTGTCGACCGCAAGGACATCACGCTGGAGCTCCGCGAAGACATCCTGACCCTGCATGCCGAGCACGGGTCGCTCAAGTACCACAAGGAGGTCCTGCTCCCCAGGCGCTTCACCCGCCGGCAGATGCACACCAGCTGCCGCAACGGCGTCCTCGAGATCCGCCTCACAGCCCGGGAGGCGAGCCGCTCATGA
- a CDS encoding PDZ domain-containing protein has protein sequence MASVKGIGNGGNTRKRVQQETLPQDVQAQEMERFHSQREALIANVAQSGARLLTVAARRLPTVLTRPVLEGVSRVLQDTTLYLQEGSMEEWLRDAQKKLQERPGSSFLGLLGIGLLAGRLLRKMAEKGGKKGGAETFRERLRESMFLATHGGVGRPPAAARQRLLRGGAGGAPKQGGVAEGFKERLREGISMSTHGGGVGRPPAATRLRLQKAGGPKQGAPRKRDVKEREPREPAVRAKKVARDVAEGAQDATRAFDEVTKRAQGATRAFAEATRGAAREGGEVASGARKAMKDTTREVARGAAKPGVKKSPPSTEATSTKAPAQEPSGYLGMGALPVRLPERLAKAHGTQRGLKVASVDPDGPAEKAGLQTGDTLLTLEGQPLREVADLVAQLPPERVGQTVHAKVLRAEAARGIDLIVGAHP, from the coding sequence ATGGCCTCGGTCAAAGGAATTGGAAACGGGGGGAACACGCGCAAGCGCGTTCAGCAAGAGACGCTCCCCCAGGATGTACAGGCGCAGGAAATGGAACGGTTCCACTCGCAGCGCGAGGCGCTCATCGCCAACGTTGCGCAGTCCGGAGCGAGGCTCCTCACGGTCGCGGCCAGGCGGTTGCCGACCGTGCTGACGCGGCCCGTGCTCGAGGGGGTAAGCCGCGTTCTCCAGGACACCACCCTCTATCTCCAGGAAGGGTCGATGGAGGAGTGGCTCCGCGACGCGCAAAAAAAGCTGCAGGAGAGGCCGGGGAGCTCCTTCCTCGGGCTGCTGGGCATTGGACTGCTCGCCGGGCGGCTGCTTCGTAAGATGGCGGAGAAGGGGGGCAAGAAGGGCGGGGCCGAGACCTTCCGGGAACGATTGCGCGAGAGCATGTTCCTGGCGACCCATGGTGGAGTGGGGCGGCCCCCAGCCGCCGCACGTCAGCGGTTGCTGAGGGGTGGAGCGGGTGGAGCGCCGAAGCAGGGAGGAGTGGCCGAGGGCTTCAAGGAGCGATTGCGCGAAGGCATATCCATGTCGACCCATGGTGGTGGAGTGGGTCGGCCACCGGCCGCGACGCGCCTGCGCCTGCAGAAGGCTGGAGGGCCGAAGCAGGGGGCGCCACGCAAGCGCGACGTGAAGGAGAGAGAGCCGCGAGAGCCCGCGGTGAGGGCGAAGAAAGTGGCGCGAGACGTCGCCGAGGGCGCCCAGGACGCAACACGCGCCTTCGACGAGGTCACCAAGAGGGCGCAGGGTGCAACACGCGCGTTCGCAGAGGCGACCCGGGGCGCAGCGCGCGAGGGCGGTGAGGTTGCGAGCGGCGCGCGCAAGGCGATGAAGGACACAACGCGCGAGGTCGCTCGAGGGGCAGCGAAGCCAGGGGTGAAGAAGTCGCCGCCCAGCACCGAGGCCACATCCACGAAGGCGCCCGCACAAGAGCCGAGCGGCTACCTCGGGATGGGGGCCCTCCCCGTCCGGCTGCCGGAGAGGCTTGCGAAGGCCCATGGCACCCAGCGCGGCCTCAAGGTCGCGAGCGTGGATCCGGATGGCCCGGCCGAGAAGGCGGGGCTTCAAACGGGTGATACGCTGCTCACGCTCGAGGGGCAGCCATTGCGAGAGGTGGCTGACCTGGTCGCGCAGTTGCCTCCGGAGCGTGTGGGCCAGACCGTGCACGCCAAGGTGCTGCGCGCCGAGGCTGCCAGGGGCATCGACCTCATCGTTGGTGCGCACCCCTGA
- a CDS encoding IS3 family transposase (programmed frameshift): MVEVKKERRPRRSYTEEFKAGAVRLVLEEGKTVSQVARDLDLTLSALRTWVEQARADSGKGKPGALTSAERQELTKLRKQVRELEMERTLLKKLGGLHREGERVKFEFIRAQQAHFSISLLCRLLGVSRSGFYAWRSRPPSSRKRVDERLKVLVRGAHTLGRRAYGSPRIHRALRNQGVHVSRKRVIRLMQEERLVGRARRRYRCTAEGAPGQPVAANLLERPFTAQRPNQRWVGDTTELTTPDGKLSLAAIIDLYSRFVVGWALSAMNTRHLVLQALDMALRRRCPPEGLLHHSDQGSTYASEDSQRVLARHGIRRSMSRRGNCYDNAAMESRFSTLKNELGEFFESASSARVKLFDSIEVFYNQQRMHSAIGYAAPAEFERAAA, encoded by the exons ATGGTGGAAGTGAAGAAGGAGCGCCGTCCCCGGCGCAGCTACACGGAAGAGTTCAAGGCCGGGGCTGTCCGGCTGGTACTGGAGGAAGGGAAGACGGTCTCCCAGGTGGCCAGGGACCTCGACCTGACGCTGTCGGCGTTGAGGACCTGGGTCGAGCAGGCTCGGGCGGATAGCGGTAAGGGGAAGCCCGGGGCGCTGACGAGCGCGGAGCGGCAAGAGCTCACGAAGCTGCGCAAGCAGGTGCGCGAGCTGGAGATGGAGCGGACGCTGCTAAAAAAAT TGGGTGGCCTACACCGCGAAGGAGAACGGGTGAAGTTCGAGTTCATCCGTGCGCAGCAGGCCCACTTCTCCATCAGCTTGCTGTGCCGACTGCTGGGGGTGTCTCGCTCCGGCTTCTACGCGTGGAGAAGCAGGCCACCGAGCTCTCGGAAAAGAGTGGATGAGCGATTGAAGGTGCTGGTCCGCGGAGCACATACGTTGGGGCGTCGGGCCTATGGCAGCCCTCGGATTCATCGGGCCTTGCGCAACCAGGGCGTCCACGTCAGTCGCAAGCGCGTCATCCGCCTCATGCAGGAGGAGCGCCTGGTGGGCCGAGCCCGTCGGCGCTACCGCTGCACGGCAGAGGGCGCGCCCGGGCAGCCGGTCGCCGCAAACCTGCTTGAGCGGCCCTTCACCGCGCAGCGGCCCAATCAGCGCTGGGTGGGCGACACCACGGAGCTCACCACGCCCGACGGCAAGCTCTCCCTGGCGGCCATCATCGACCTGTACTCGCGCTTCGTCGTGGGCTGGGCTCTCAGCGCGATGAACACGCGCCACCTGGTGCTCCAGGCCCTGGACATGGCGCTGCGCAGGCGGTGTCCACCCGAGGGGCTCCTTCACCACTCCGATCAGGGCAGCACCTACGCCAGTGAGGACTCCCAGCGTGTCCTGGCGCGGCACGGCATCCGCCGCAGCATGAGCCGCCGAGGGAATTGCTACGACAACGCCGCGATGGAGAGCAGGTTCAGTACTCTCAAGAACGAGTTGGGGGAGTTCTTCGAGAGCGCCAGCAGCGCGAGGGTCAAGCTCTTTGATTCCATCGAGGTCTTCTACAACCAGCAGCGCATGCACTCGGCAATCGGCTACGCTGCGCCGGCCGAGTTCGAAAGGGCAGCGGCTTAG